A genome region from Vulpes lagopus strain Blue_001 chromosome 7, ASM1834538v1, whole genome shotgun sequence includes the following:
- the LOC121495095 gene encoding olfactory receptor 10H4-like: MGTITWMCLDTDTQGSSCIGKGGRHASSTAQCYLKRHKRGQEYGYPYYAVSADAASVAGQNYSMVSEFILVGFSTFSRHLLPVFFLIYLLMYLFTLLGNLLIMATVWSDHSLHTPMYLFLCALSTSEILFTVTVTPRMLVDILSSHHSITFVACATQMFFSFTFGFTHSFLLTIMGYDRYVAICHPLRYNVLMSTDTCARLVSWTWAGGSVIGMTVTLLVFHLTFCGSNVIYHFGCHVLSLLKLACGNETSSVTLSVILVCLSALMGCLFLIILSYVFIMSTILRIPSAEGRHKTFSTCVSHLTVVIVHYGFASIIYLKPKSLHSMDSNTLMATTYTVFTPFLSPIIFSLRNKELKNAIKKSFQRKFSPLGS; this comes from the exons ATGGGGACCATCACATGGATGTGTCTGGACACTGATACACAGGGCTCTTCTTGCATAGGCAAGGGGGGCAGACACGCCTCTTCCACA GCACAGTGCTATCTCAAACGGCACAAAAGGGGTCAAGAGTATGGATACCCCTATTATGCAG tCTCAGCAGATGCAGCATCCGTGGCTGGTCAGAACTATAGTATGGTGTCTGAATTCATCCTCGTGGGCTTCTCCACATTCTCAAGGCATCTCctgcctgtcttcttcctgatttACCTGCTGATGTACCTGTTCACGCTGCTGGGGAACCTGCTCATCATGGCCACTGTCTGGAGTGACCACAGCCTGCACACACCCATGTACCTCTTCCTGTGTGCCCTGTCCACCTCTGAGATTCTCTTCACTGTTACTGTCACCCCCCGCATGCTGGTTGACATACTCTCTAGCCACCACTCTATCACCTTTGTGgcctgtgccacccagatgttcTTCTCCTTCACATTTGGCTTCACCCATTCCTTCTTGCTAACGATCATGGGCTATGACCGCTACGTGGCCATCTGCCACCCTCTGCGCTACAACGTGCTCATGAGCACCGACACCTGTGCTCGTCTGGTGTCTTGGACCTGGGCTGGTGGCTCAGTAATAGGGATGACGGTGACCCTGTTAGTTTTTCACCTCACCTTCTGTGGGTCTAATGTGATCTACCATTTTGGCTGCCATGTACTTTCCCTCCTAAAATTGGCCTGTGGGAATGAGACATCCTCTGTAACCTTGAGTGTGATCCTGGTGTGTCTCTCAGCCCTGATGGGCTGCTTATTCCTCATCATCCTCTCCTATGTCTTCATCATGTCCACCATATTGAGAATCCCCTCTGCTGAGGGCAGACACAAGACCTTCTCCACGTGTGTCTCCCACCTCACGGTGGTCATTGTGCACTATGGTTTTGCCTCCATTATCTACCTCAAGCCCAAGAGCCTCCATTCCATGGACAGTAACACCCTGATGGCCACCACCTATACAGTCTTCACCCCGTTTCTCAGCCCAATCATTTTCAGCCTCAGGAATAAGGAGCTCAAGAATGCcataaagaaaagctttcagagaAAATTCAGTCCTCTAGGCTCCTGA
- the LOC121495096 gene encoding olfactory receptor 10H3-like gives MGSDNAPKQKFIRGSNFLEYKEIARPNARECFFILCVTIGNADAASVAGQNYSMLSEFILVGFSTFPQHLLPAFFLFYLLMYLFTLLGNLLIMATVWSERSLHTPMYLFLCALSTSEILFTVAVTPRMLVDMLSSHHSITFVACATQMFFSFMFGFTHSFLLMIMGYDRYVAICHPLRYNMLMSIRTCARLVSWTWAGGSVMGMMVTLIVFHLTFCGSNMIYHFGCHVFSLLKLACGKETSSVTLGVIFVCVSALMGCLFLIVLSYVFIVAAILRIPSAEGRHKTFSTCVSHLTVVIVHYGFASIIYLKPRSSVDSNTLMATTYTVFTPFLSPIIFSLRNKELKNAIKKSFQRKFSPLGS, from the exons ATGGGGAGTGATAATGCGCCCAAACAAAAGTTCATTAGAGGCTCAAATTTTCTTGAGTACAAAGAAATCGCCAGACCAAATGCTAGAGAATGTTTCTTTATACTTTGTGTCACTATTGGGAATG CAGATGCAGCATCCGTGGCTGGCCAGAACTATAGCATGCTGTCTGAATTCATCCTCGTGGGCTTCTCCACCTTCCCACAGCATCTCCtgcctgctttctttctgttctacTTGCTGATGTACCTGTTCACGCTGCTGGGGAACCTGCTCATCATGGCCACTGTCTGGAGTGAGCGCAGCCTGCACACGCCCATGTACCTCTTCCTGTGTGCCCTGTCCACCTCTGAGATTCTCTTCACTGTTGCCGTCACCCCCCGCATGCTGGTTGACATGCTCTCCAGCCACCACTCCATCACCTTTGTGgcctgtgccacccagatgttcTTCTCCTTCATGTTCGGCTTCACCCATTCCTTCTTGCTTATGATCATGGGttatgaccgctatgtggccatctgccacCCCCTGCGCTACAACATGCTCATGAGCATCCGCACCTGTGCCCGTTTGGTGTCCTGGACCTgggctggtggctcagtcatggGGATGATGGTGACCCTGATAGTTTTTCACCTCACCTTCTGTGGGTCTAATATGATCTACCATTTTGGCTGCCATGTGTTTTCCCTCTTAAAGTTGGCCTGTGGGAAGGAGACATCCTCGGTTACCTTGGGTGTgatctttgtgtgtgtctcagcTCTGATGGGCTGTTTATTCCTCATCGTCCTCTCTTATGTCTTCATCGTGGCTGCCATATTAAGAATCCCCTCTGCTGAGGGCAGACACAAGACCTTCTCCACATGTGTCTCCCACCTCACGGTGGTCATTGTGCACTATGGTTTTGCCTCCATTATCTACCTCAAGCCCAGGAGCTCTGTGGACAGTAACACCCTGATGGCCACCACCTATACAGTCTTCACCCCGTTTCTCAGCCCAATCATTTTCAGCCTCAGGAATAAGGAGCTCAAGAATGCCATAAAGAAAAGCTTCCAGAGAAAATTCAGTCCCCTAGGCTCCTGA
- the LOC121495999 gene encoding olfactory receptor 10H1-like — protein MAATLGLNHSSVSEFILVGFSTFPPHLLPAFFLLILLMYLFTLLGNLLIMATVWSERGLHTPMYLFLCALSISEILYTLAITPRLLADLLSTRRTIAFAACTTQMFFSFTFGFTHSFLLTVMGYDRYVAICHPLHYNVLMSPRGCTCLVAWSWAGGSVMGLVVTTAVFHLTFCGPNEIHHFFCHVPPLLKLACGTDVPIVALGVGLVCITALLGCFLLILLSYAFIVAAILRIPSAEGRHKAFSTCASHLTVVVVHYGFASVIYLKPKAPQSLEGDTLMGITYTILTPFLSPIIFSLRNKELKTAMKKTFLSKLYPQSS, from the coding sequence ATGGCTGCCACCTTGGGCCTAAACCACAGCTCTGTGTCTGAATTCATCCTCGTGGGCTTCTCCACCTTCCCGCCCCatctcctgcctgccttcttccTGCTGATCCTGCTCATGTACCTGTTCACGCTGCTGGGGAACCTGCTCATCATGGCCACTGTCTGGAGCGAGCGCGGCCTGCACACGCCCATGTACCTCTTCCTGTGCGCCCTGTCCATCTCCGAGATCCTCTACACCTTGGCCATCACCCCGCGCCTGCTGGCAGACCTGCTCTCCACCCGCCGCACCATCGCCTTTGCAGCCTGTACCACCCAGATGTTCTTCTCCTTCACGTTCGGCTTCACCCACTCCTTCCTGCTCACGGTCATGGGCTAcgaccgctatgtggccatctgccacCCTCTGCACTACAATGTGCTCATGAGCCCCCGGGGTTGTACCTGCCTGGTGGCCTGGTCCTgggctggtggctcagtcatggGGCTGGTGGTGACCACAGCTGTTTTCCACCTCACTTTCTGTGGACCCAATGAGATCCACCATTTCTTCTGCCACGTGCCCCCTCTCTTGAAGCTGGCCTGTGGAACTGATGTACCAATAGTGGCCCTGGGCGTGGGGCTGGTGTGCATCACCGCCCTGCTGGGCtgctttctcctcatcctcctctcctATGCCTTCATCGTGGCTGCCATCTTGAGGATCCCCTCTGCTGAGGGCAGGCACAAAGCCTTCTCCACCTGTGCGTCCCACCTCACTGTGGTGGTCGTGCACTATGGCTTTGCCTCTGTTATCTACCTCAAGCCCAAGGCTCCCCAGTCTCTGGAAGGAGACACTCTGATGGGCATCACCTACACAATCCTTACACCTTTCCTCAGTCCCATCATCTTCAGTCTCAGGAACAAGGAACTGAAGACCGCCATGAAGAAGACCTTCCTCAGCAAACTCTATCCCCAGAGCTCCTGA